From the unidentified bacterial endosymbiont genome, one window contains:
- the tal gene encoding transaldolase, whose product MTDKLTSLRQFTTVVADTGDIAAMKLYQPQDATTNPSLILNAAQIPEYRKLIDDAVTWAKAQSTDRMQQVVDATDKLAVNIGLEILKLVPGRISTEVDARLSYDTDASITKAKRLIKMYNDAGISNDRILIKLASTWQGIRAAEQLEKEGINCNLTLLFSFAQARACAEAGVYLISPFVGRILDWYKANTDKKEYAASEDPGVVSVTEIYEYYKQHGYETVVMGASFRNVGEIIELAGCDRLTIAPALLKELAESEGAIERKLSYTGEVKARPERITESQFLWQHNQDPMAVDKLADGIRKFAIDQEKLEKMIGDLL is encoded by the coding sequence ATGACGGATAAATTGACCTCCCTTCGTCAGTTCACCACTGTCGTAGCTGACACCGGAGATATCGCGGCAATGAAGTTGTACCAGCCGCAGGATGCCACAACTAACCCTTCTCTGATCCTTAACGCCGCGCAGATCCCTGAGTATCGTAAACTGATTGATGACGCCGTGACCTGGGCGAAAGCACAGAGCACCGACCGCATGCAGCAGGTTGTGGACGCCACTGACAAACTGGCAGTGAACATCGGTCTGGAAATCCTGAAACTGGTGCCTGGCCGTATCTCTACCGAAGTGGATGCTCGTCTGTCCTACGATACCGACGCGTCTATCACCAAAGCAAAACGTCTGATCAAAATGTACAACGATGCGGGTATCAGCAACGACCGCATCCTGATCAAACTGGCATCTACCTGGCAGGGCATCCGCGCTGCAGAGCAGCTGGAAAAAGAGGGGATCAACTGTAACCTGACTCTGCTGTTCTCCTTCGCTCAGGCGCGGGCGTGTGCAGAGGCGGGCGTTTATTTGATCTCGCCATTCGTGGGCCGTATTCTGGACTGGTACAAAGCTAACACCGACAAGAAAGAGTATGCAGCGTCTGAAGATCCAGGCGTAGTGTCGGTGACTGAAATCTACGAATACTACAAACAGCACGGCTATGAGACCGTGGTAATGGGCGCAAGCTTCCGTAACGTCGGCGAAATCATCGAGCTGGCTGGCTGTGACCGCCTGACCATCGCGCCTGCGCTGCTGAAAGAGCTGGCAGAAAGCGAAGGCGCCATTGAACGTAAGCTGTCTTACACCGGTGAAGTGAAAGCGCGTCCTGAACGCATCACTGAATCCCAGTTCCTGTGGCAGCACAACCAGGATCCCATGGCGGTAGACAAACTGGCGGACGGGATCCGTAAGTTTGCCATCGATCAGGAAAAACTGGAAAAAATGATTGGCGACCTGCTGTAA